A single Pedobacter sp. PACM 27299 DNA region contains:
- a CDS encoding lytic transglycosylase domain-containing protein: MKINVLFASCIIALTSFSAAAQQPQGSLQIIDTLALPVLPETPTFHNHNYVFKARLDSIQKMVPLSYNEHVQKYIDVYSSRKDMMGKMIGLSDYYFPVFEKALKFYNIPEEIKYLPIIESSMNAHAVSRVGATGLWQFMFATAKDYGLNMDNFVDERKDPIQASYAAAAYFKDAYQELGDWLLAIAAYNCGMGNVKRAIIKADSHDFWEIRPYLPLETRNYVPAFIAALYVMKCSGQHQIKAQASPFVKNTDTIHVNRFVSLPQLAMALSIEEDALCSLNPSYKKKIVNGTELEPKRIVIPKVNMAQFAEIYEVLNNAELDVNQNVYLASNDDRRVKKKITAKPAAAVSYHKVTPGQTLSAIANKYNVEVQDLKVWNGLKSSSIVPGQKLKIHNPEPAKRKKSAIHG, translated from the coding sequence ATGAAAATAAATGTACTTTTTGCATCCTGTATTATAGCATTAACCAGCTTTTCAGCAGCAGCTCAGCAACCGCAAGGGTCTCTACAAATTATTGATACACTTGCTTTACCGGTTTTACCAGAAACGCCAACTTTTCATAACCATAATTACGTGTTTAAGGCACGCCTGGACTCGATCCAGAAAATGGTGCCCCTCAGTTATAATGAACATGTACAAAAGTACATTGACGTGTATAGCAGTCGGAAAGATATGATGGGGAAGATGATCGGCCTGTCCGATTATTACTTCCCCGTTTTTGAAAAAGCACTGAAGTTTTATAATATCCCCGAAGAAATAAAATACCTGCCCATTATAGAATCTTCTATGAATGCCCATGCAGTTTCCAGGGTAGGGGCCACAGGTTTATGGCAGTTCATGTTTGCTACGGCAAAAGATTATGGATTGAATATGGACAATTTCGTGGATGAAAGAAAAGATCCGATCCAAGCCAGTTATGCAGCAGCAGCTTATTTTAAAGATGCTTACCAGGAATTGGGGGACTGGCTGTTGGCCATCGCCGCTTACAACTGTGGAATGGGCAATGTAAAAAGGGCCATCATCAAAGCAGATTCTCACGATTTCTGGGAAATCAGACCTTATCTCCCTTTAGAAACACGGAATTATGTGCCTGCATTTATTGCTGCTCTGTACGTGATGAAGTGTTCCGGACAACACCAGATTAAAGCACAAGCCTCCCCATTTGTTAAAAATACGGATACGATTCATGTGAATCGCTTTGTGTCTCTGCCGCAATTGGCTATGGCACTCAGCATAGAAGAAGATGCACTTTGCAGTTTAAACCCAAGTTATAAGAAGAAGATTGTGAATGGGACGGAATTAGAGCCCAAGCGCATCGTGATTCCTAAGGTAAACATGGCGCAGTTTGCGGAAATCTATGAAGTATTGAATAATGCAGAGCTGGATGTGAACCAGAATGTATATCTTGCTTCCAATGATGATCGCCGTGTGAAAAAGAAAATCACAGCAAAACCCGCTGCTGCGGTCAGTTACCATAAGGTGACTCCCGGACAAACACTCAGCGCTATTGCGAATAAATACAATGTAGAAGTCCAGGATTTAAAAGTATGGAACGGCCTTAAAAGTTCCTCTATTGTACCTGGACAAAAATTGAAAATCCATAACCCAGAACCTGCCAAGCGAAAAAAATCCGCCATTCATGGATAA
- a CDS encoding NADP-dependent malic enzyme, whose protein sequence is MSKINRKQDALDYHSQGRPGKIQVIPTKPTNSQRDLALAYSPGVAEPCLKIAENTEDVYKYTAKGNLVAVISNGTAVLGLGDIGPEAGKPVMEGKGLLFKIFADIDVFDLELDTKNVDDFVKIVKALEPTFGGVNLEDIKAPECFEIERRLKEEMNIPVMHDDQHGTAIISAAALINACELQKKKMDKIKIVVNGAGAAAISCTRLYVSLGAKKENIVMCDRTGVIRADREKLDDIKAEFATTRDLRTLEEAMKDSDVFIGLSSADCVTVDMLKSMAKHPIVFAMANPNPEIAYELAISSRKDLIMATGRSDYPNQVNNVLGFPYIFRGALDVRATSINEEMKIAAVKAIAELAKKSVPEAVNMAYNEKNIKFGKDYIIPKPVDLRLMTNVSSAVAKAAIESGVARKIITDWDAYTEELKTRLGMDDAIMRAITNKAKSDPKRVVFTEADNYKILKAAQIVKDENIAIPILLGKRTVIEQIIEENALELEGVEIIDPMLEPERMKKYADNLYQKRQRRGVTLFEANKFLRDRNYFGASMVEFGEADAMISGLTKNYVSTIKPALQVIGTEPGVNRVAGMYMMMTKKGPVFFGDTTVNVDPTVEELVDITLLLDSAVRKFNIQPRIALLSYSNFGSNEGVVPEKVRKAVKILHEKHPEIIVDGEMQGNFAINNELLKDNFPFSSLVDAPANTLVFPNLESGNIAYKLLQELGGAEAVGPILLGLNKPVHIVQLGSSVREIVNMVTLAVLDVQSKEQEALAKKGGLLKRIIKK, encoded by the coding sequence ATGAGTAAAATTAACAGGAAGCAAGATGCTTTGGATTACCACTCGCAAGGGCGACCGGGAAAAATACAAGTTATACCCACGAAACCAACGAACTCTCAAAGAGATCTGGCGCTGGCGTATTCTCCAGGGGTAGCTGAACCTTGTTTAAAAATTGCAGAAAACACTGAAGATGTATATAAATATACCGCTAAAGGAAACCTGGTAGCTGTAATTAGTAATGGTACAGCAGTATTAGGTCTTGGCGATATAGGTCCGGAAGCGGGTAAGCCGGTGATGGAAGGTAAAGGTCTTCTTTTTAAGATCTTCGCTGATATTGACGTTTTTGATCTGGAACTGGATACTAAAAATGTTGATGATTTTGTTAAAATCGTAAAAGCCCTGGAGCCAACGTTTGGTGGGGTGAACTTAGAAGATATTAAAGCACCAGAATGCTTTGAAATTGAACGTCGCTTAAAAGAGGAGATGAATATCCCTGTGATGCACGACGATCAGCATGGTACCGCCATTATCTCGGCTGCAGCATTAATCAATGCCTGCGAACTGCAGAAAAAGAAAATGGATAAGATTAAGATTGTGGTGAATGGTGCCGGTGCTGCCGCGATTTCATGTACGCGTCTTTATGTTTCTTTAGGTGCTAAAAAAGAAAACATCGTGATGTGCGACCGTACTGGCGTCATCAGAGCCGACAGAGAAAAACTGGATGACATCAAAGCTGAATTTGCAACTACAAGAGACCTTCGTACTTTGGAAGAAGCCATGAAAGATTCTGATGTATTCATCGGTCTTTCTTCTGCCGATTGCGTAACGGTAGACATGTTGAAATCTATGGCTAAGCATCCTATTGTTTTTGCAATGGCGAATCCTAATCCAGAGATTGCTTACGAACTGGCCATCAGTTCCCGTAAAGATTTAATTATGGCTACAGGACGTTCTGATTATCCTAATCAGGTGAATAACGTACTGGGCTTCCCATATATTTTTAGAGGTGCATTAGATGTTAGGGCAACCAGCATCAATGAGGAAATGAAAATTGCCGCAGTGAAAGCAATTGCTGAACTGGCTAAAAAATCTGTTCCTGAGGCTGTAAACATGGCCTACAATGAGAAAAATATCAAATTTGGTAAAGACTATATCATTCCTAAGCCGGTAGATTTGCGACTGATGACCAATGTTTCTTCGGCAGTAGCCAAAGCAGCAATTGAATCAGGTGTAGCTCGTAAAATCATCACCGATTGGGATGCGTATACCGAAGAATTGAAAACCAGATTGGGAATGGATGATGCCATCATGCGTGCCATCACCAACAAAGCGAAATCTGATCCCAAACGTGTGGTATTCACCGAAGCGGATAATTATAAAATTCTGAAAGCGGCACAGATCGTTAAAGACGAAAATATTGCCATTCCAATCTTACTAGGCAAAAGGACGGTTATCGAGCAGATCATTGAAGAAAATGCACTGGAATTAGAAGGTGTAGAGATCATTGATCCAATGTTAGAGCCGGAACGCATGAAAAAATATGCGGATAATCTATACCAAAAAAGACAAAGAAGAGGGGTAACCTTGTTCGAAGCCAACAAATTCTTACGCGATAGAAATTACTTCGGTGCTTCTATGGTGGAATTCGGCGAAGCAGATGCCATGATCTCTGGTCTGACCAAAAACTATGTATCTACGATCAAGCCTGCACTACAGGTAATCGGTACGGAGCCAGGTGTAAACCGTGTGGCTGGAATGTACATGATGATGACCAAAAAAGGTCCGGTATTCTTTGGCGATACTACCGTAAATGTAGATCCTACAGTAGAAGAATTAGTAGACATTACCTTGTTACTAGACTCTGCTGTACGTAAATTCAATATTCAGCCACGTATTGCGCTACTTTCTTACTCCAATTTTGGGTCAAATGAAGGTGTCGTGCCTGAAAAAGTGAGAAAAGCAGTGAAAATTCTTCACGAAAAGCACCCTGAAATTATCGTAGACGGCGAAATGCAAGGAAATTTTGCAATTAACAATGAGTTATTGAAAGATAACTTTCCTTTTAGTAGCTTAGTAGATGCCCCTGCAAATACACTGGTATTCCCTAATTTGGAGTCTGGAAATATTGCCTACAAATTGTTACAGGAACTAGGTGGAGCAGAAGCAGTAGGTCCTATTCTATTGGGATTGAACAAACCTGTTCACATTGTACAGTTGGGTAGTTCAGTTCGTGAAATTGTGAACATGGTCACTTTAGCTGTTTTAGATGTACAGTCTAAAGAACAAGAAGCCCTGGCTAAAAAGGGTGGTTTATTAAAAAGAATAATTAAGAAATAA
- the ruvA gene encoding Holliday junction branch migration protein RuvA, whose protein sequence is MFEYIDGKLTFKCPAYIVVEAGGIGYHINISLNTYSSLADAERCKVYLWTHIKEDAHTLYGFAEEGERRLFLHLISVSGIGPNTGRMMLSSITPIEIQAAIVNGDLPLIQRIKGIGTKTAQRLVLELQDKLKKEGTGSLIAAPLNNTAREEALSALMMLGFAKQPAEKSIDNAVKNGGADLTVEQMIKIALKNL, encoded by the coding sequence ATGTTTGAATATATTGATGGTAAGCTCACCTTTAAATGCCCCGCTTATATTGTTGTGGAGGCCGGAGGAATTGGTTACCATATCAATATTTCACTAAATACTTATAGCAGCCTGGCAGATGCAGAAAGATGTAAAGTTTACCTCTGGACGCATATAAAGGAAGATGCACATACCTTATATGGATTTGCAGAGGAGGGAGAGCGCAGGCTCTTCCTTCATCTGATTTCCGTTTCTGGAATCGGTCCGAATACCGGTAGGATGATGCTCTCTTCCATTACTCCGATAGAAATTCAAGCTGCTATCGTAAATGGTGATTTACCTTTGATCCAGCGGATTAAAGGGATTGGCACGAAAACGGCTCAGCGTCTTGTGCTGGAATTACAGGATAAATTGAAAAAAGAAGGTACAGGATCGTTGATCGCTGCACCGCTTAATAATACTGCTAGAGAAGAAGCTTTATCCGCCTTGATGATGCTTGGTTTTGCAAAACAACCCGCAGAGAAATCAATCGATAATGCAGTGAAAAATGGAGGCGCAGATTTAACAGTAGAACAAATGATAAAAATAGCTTTGAAGAACTTATAG